The Methylocystis sp. ATCC 49242 region CGGATATGGAAATCCTTCTCGGCGCCCGGCTTGACGCGGTGCCGGCGCATGAGGACCTCATTGATTTCGTCGATCACTGGCCGAATGCGATCGGGCGACGAAGCCTGCACAAAGATCTGATTCACATAGCCTGTCAGCCGAGGCTTCAGATTGAAGGGATTGGGCGGCGGCGGATAAGCGACGGTGAGATTCGTCTGCTGCGCCGGCGCGGCGACGCCAAGAACCTTCTGTTCGGCCGTTCTGAAAGGGATCATCACCAGATCATCCTGGTCCTGTCCCCACATGCTCTGGCCTTTCGCCGCCAGCACGCCCACGACCTGCACCGGCGCGCCCTTCACCAGGATCGACGCGCCGAGCGGATTTTCATCACGCGGGAACAACTCGCGGTAGACGGTTCGTCCGATCACTGCGACCATCGCGGCGCTCCTGTCGTCCTCCTCGCCGAGACCACGCCCCGCCTGGATGCGCCAGTTGGTGACCGGCGGATAGTTCGCCGAGACCCCCTGCACAATCGTCGTCCAGTTCTTGTTGGCGTATTGCACCTGGCCGGACTGGCGCGTGAGGTAGGCGACGAGCCCGGCCGACGCCGCCTCGCGGCGGATCGCCTGGGCGTCGGCCACAGTAAGCGTCGATGCGCTGCCGAAGCCCGCCCTTGCGCCTCCCGAAGTGACCGCGCCGGGGACCACCACGACGAGGTTGGTGCCGAGGCTCTGGATTTGTCGACGCACGGCCTCATTGGCGCCCTTGCCGACCGCGACCATCGCGATCAGAGCAGCGACGCCGATGAAGACGCCGAGCATGGTGAGCGCAGAGCGCAGCTTGTTGCGGGCGATCGCCTGGATGGCGGCCGAAATGACCATGGAGCCGAAGGCCGCGGCCGAGATGCGCGCGACTCCTGCCTGCGCGGGCGCGCGGGCGGAGTCGAAAAGCGCCGCCGCTGCGCGCCGGCCGGCCTCCCGCATGGGCGAAGGCGCTCCGGACGCCAATGCGGCGCCGGGCCCGCGGCGCTCGTCGGAAATGATCGCCCCATCGCGCATCGTGACGACGCGGTCCGCATAGGCGGCGATATCGGATTCATGCGTGACGACGATGATCGTCACTTTCTGGTCGCGATTGAGCGCCGCCAGCGTCTCCATGATTTCGTGCGACGTCTTCGTGTCGAGATTGCCTGTCGGCTCGTCGGCGAATAGGACGCTCGGCGCATTGATGAGCGCGCGCGCGATTGCAACCCGCTGCTGCTGGCCCCCCGAGAGCTGCGAAGGCGTGTTGTTCTCACGATCGGCGAGGCCCATCGAAGCAAGCGCCATGCGCGCCTTTTCGCGCCTCTCCCGTCCATCGCTTTCGGCGCCGGAATAGAACAGGGGCAAGGCCACGTTCTCGAGGGCGCTCGTCCGCGCCAGCAGATTGAAGCTCTGGAAAACGAAGCCGAGTTTCTCGCTGCGGAGGCGGGCCAGCTCCGGCTCCGTCGCCGCGGCCACGTCAGCGCCCTCGAGCAGATAGCGCCCGCCGCTCGGCCGATCGAGGCACCCCAGGATCGCCATGAGGGTCGACTTTCCAGATCCGGAGGCGCCCATGATCGCTACGAATTCGCCCCGCGCGATTTTCAGATTCACCCCGCGCAGGGCCTGAACCTCGACTTCGCCGACAGTGAATGTCCGCGTGACATTTCGCACTTCGATCACAGCGTCGTTCATGGTCTCGACCGGCTTCCTTCTGGCGGTCAGCGACGCGATGAAGCGCGGGCCGGCGGACGGGGAGACTCGGCTGTTTCCTCCTCGCCGATGATCACCTCGTCGCCGACCCGGATTTCGCCCTCGACGATCTCGGTAAAGGCGTCGTCGTCGAGTCCGGGCAGAACGACGACAGGCTGCGGGCGTCCATCCCGCAGGACCCAGAGCCGCGCGCGGCCCTCGGGAACCTCGCCGGACGCGGAGAGCGTTGCGAGACCGCCGGGGGCGTAGCGAAACGCCTG contains the following coding sequences:
- a CDS encoding ABC transporter permease encodes the protein MNDAVIEVRNVTRTFTVGEVEVQALRGVNLKIARGEFVAIMGASGSGKSTLMAILGCLDRPSGGRYLLEGADVAAATEPELARLRSEKLGFVFQSFNLLARTSALENVALPLFYSGAESDGRERREKARMALASMGLADRENNTPSQLSGGQQQRVAIARALINAPSVLFADEPTGNLDTKTSHEIMETLAALNRDQKVTIIVVTHESDIAAYADRVVTMRDGAIISDERRGPGAALASGAPSPMREAGRRAAAALFDSARAPAQAGVARISAAAFGSMVISAAIQAIARNKLRSALTMLGVFIGVAALIAMVAVGKGANEAVRRQIQSLGTNLVVVVPGAVTSGGARAGFGSASTLTVADAQAIRREAASAGLVAYLTRQSGQVQYANKNWTTIVQGVSANYPPVTNWRIQAGRGLGEEDDRSAAMVAVIGRTVYRELFPRDENPLGASILVKGAPVQVVGVLAAKGQSMWGQDQDDLVMIPFRTAEQKVLGVAAPAQQTNLTVAYPPPPNPFNLKPRLTGYVNQIFVQASSPDRIRPVIDEINEVLMRRHRVKPGAEKDFHIRNLSQIAETAESSSKVMAVLLAVVASISLVVGGIGIMNILLVSVTERTREIGLRMAVGARRLHVLTQFLAEAVLISVTGGVAGIAAGVGVSLVISLFSEWSSPVSLSAIAIGFLFSAAVGIFFGYYPARKAAHLDPIQALRYE